The Candidatus Methylomirabilota bacterium genome includes a region encoding these proteins:
- a CDS encoding ABC transporter ATP-binding protein, whose amino-acid sequence MSVGGAPRPLLSVNNIEVIYDHVILVLKGVSLQVPEGGIVALLGGNGAGKSTTLKAVSGLLRTERGAVTKGNIQFLGEAIHRKDPAEVVRRGIVQVMEGRHVFEHLTVEENLLTGAYTRRNGRALRQDLDLVYRYFPRLRERRQVKAGYVSGGEQQMLAIGRALMARPKLMLLDEPSMGLAPMLVNEIFDIVSRMNREEGVAVLLAEQNAAMALRFAQYGYVMENGRIVLDGDAKAISQNEDIKEFYLGLTGVGQRKSYRDVKHYRRRKRWLS is encoded by the coding sequence GTGAGCGTGGGCGGGGCCCCCCGGCCGCTGCTCTCGGTCAACAACATCGAGGTCATCTACGACCACGTGATCCTCGTGTTGAAGGGGGTGTCGCTCCAGGTCCCCGAGGGGGGCATCGTGGCCCTCCTGGGGGGCAACGGCGCCGGCAAGAGCACGACGCTGAAGGCCGTCTCGGGGCTGCTGCGGACCGAGCGGGGCGCGGTCACCAAGGGGAACATCCAGTTTCTGGGAGAGGCCATTCACCGGAAGGACCCGGCCGAGGTGGTCAGGCGCGGGATCGTCCAGGTGATGGAGGGGCGTCACGTCTTCGAGCACCTCACGGTCGAGGAGAATCTGCTGACCGGTGCCTACACCCGGCGCAATGGCCGGGCGCTGAGGCAGGACCTGGACCTCGTCTACCGCTATTTCCCCCGCCTGCGCGAGCGGCGCCAGGTCAAGGCCGGCTACGTCTCGGGCGGCGAACAGCAGATGCTGGCCATCGGCCGGGCCCTCATGGCGCGGCCCAAGCTCATGCTGCTCGATGAACCGTCCATGGGGCTGGCGCCGATGCTGGTGAACGAGATCTTCGACATCGTCAGCCGCATGAACCGCGAGGAAGGCGTGGCCGTCCTGCTCGCCGAGCAGAACGCCGCCATGGCCCTCCGGTTCGCCCAGTATGGGTACGTGATGGAGAACGGCCGCATCGTCCTCGACGGCGACGCCAAGGCGATCAGCCAGAACGAGGACATCAAGGAGTTCTACCTGGGGCTCACCGGCGTCGGACAGCGCAAGAGCTACCGCGACGTGAAGCACTACCGGCGGCGCAAACGATGGCTGTCGTGA
- a CDS encoding ABC transporter substrate-binding protein: MRVKLLLSVLLALAVAAGPLAAVAPAQDKSIFIPLLVYRTGPYAPSGIPIANGASDYFNLVNERDGGVNGVKIAFEECETQYDTKQGVECYERLKSRSPVLVNPYSTGITYQLIPKAPGDKVVIHSMGYGMTASADGRWFPWVFNFPMTYWSQASAFVKYVGQQEGGVEKLKGKKIAHIYHNSPYGREANPTLEELARKYGFELTLLAVDHPGQEQKSTWLQIRRLNPDWIFVSGWGVMNQVAVKEAAAIGYKMDHMVGNWWTGTEADVVPAGDGAKGYKSMTFHAPGANFKVHQDIFKHVYDKGKGAAKREAVGEVLYNRMAINAMLNVEAIRTAMTKSGNKPLTGEQVRWGFENLNLTEKRLEELGMKGMMRPLRVTCENHEGNGLALVQQWDGKKWNIVSDWMEPIREVVRPKLEAAAVEEAKKLGYTMRDCAKEK; this comes from the coding sequence ATGCGCGTGAAGCTGCTCCTGAGTGTCCTGCTGGCGCTGGCCGTGGCCGCCGGGCCCTTGGCGGCGGTGGCTCCGGCCCAGGACAAGTCGATCTTCATCCCGCTCCTGGTCTACCGGACCGGACCGTACGCCCCCAGCGGCATTCCCATCGCCAACGGCGCCAGCGACTACTTCAACCTCGTCAACGAGCGCGACGGAGGCGTGAACGGAGTCAAGATCGCCTTCGAGGAGTGCGAGACCCAGTACGACACCAAGCAGGGAGTCGAGTGCTACGAGCGGCTGAAGTCCAGGAGCCCCGTGCTGGTCAACCCCTACAGCACCGGCATCACCTACCAGCTGATCCCCAAGGCCCCGGGCGACAAGGTCGTCATCCACTCGATGGGCTACGGCATGACGGCCTCCGCCGACGGGCGCTGGTTCCCCTGGGTGTTCAACTTCCCCATGACCTACTGGAGCCAGGCCTCGGCCTTCGTCAAGTACGTGGGGCAGCAGGAAGGCGGGGTGGAGAAGCTCAAGGGCAAGAAGATCGCCCACATTTACCACAACAGCCCGTACGGTCGGGAGGCCAACCCCACCCTGGAGGAGCTCGCCCGCAAGTACGGCTTCGAGCTCACGCTGCTGGCGGTCGACCACCCGGGCCAGGAGCAGAAGTCGACCTGGCTGCAGATCCGCCGTCTGAACCCCGACTGGATCTTCGTGTCCGGCTGGGGCGTGATGAACCAGGTGGCCGTGAAGGAGGCGGCGGCCATCGGCTACAAGATGGACCACATGGTGGGCAACTGGTGGACGGGCACCGAGGCCGACGTGGTCCCCGCTGGTGATGGCGCCAAGGGCTACAAGTCCATGACGTTCCACGCTCCCGGGGCCAACTTCAAGGTCCACCAGGACATCTTCAAGCACGTCTATGACAAGGGGAAGGGCGCGGCCAAGCGCGAGGCGGTCGGCGAGGTGCTCTACAACCGCATGGCGATCAACGCCATGCTGAACGTCGAGGCGATCCGCACGGCCATGACGAAGTCCGGCAACAAGCCGCTCACCGGCGAGCAGGTGCGGTGGGGCTTCGAGAACCTGAACCTCACCGAGAAGCGTCTCGAGGAGCTGGGCATGAAGGGCATGATGCGCCCCCTCCGGGTCACCTGCGAGAACCACGAGGGCAACGGGCTGGCCCTGGTCCAGCAGTGGGACGGCAAGAAGTGGAACATCGTCTCCGACTGGATGGAGCCCATCCGCGAGGTCGTGCGCCCGAAGCTGGAGGCGGCCGCGGTGGAGGAGGCCAAGAAGCTCGGCTACACCATGCGCGACTGCGCGAAGGAAAAGTAG